The Sulfurospirillum diekertiae genomic sequence TAATCATGTCGGCAGTAATGAGATTTCGTTTACCTACTCCTACAATGACAAGGTCAGCTTTTTGGGTATGTGCTTTAAGATCTTTGGTGAAGATATGACAAATATCGACGGTTGCCCCTGCATTTAAAAGAAGGTTCATCATGGGCTTTCCTACGATGTTACTCGCACCCACAACACATGCATCTAAGCCTTTTGGGTCGATGTTGTAGTGCGCAAGCAAGCGCATAACACCCAGCGGTGTGCAAGGTACAAAGCTGTCAAGTCCTGCAACTAAACGACCCACATTAAAGGGATGAAAACCATCGACATCTTTTTTAGGATCAATCGCCTCGATAATTTTTGTGGTGTCAATGTGTTTAGGAAGAGGGAGTTGAACAAGGACTCCATCAATGTTTGGGTTGTTGTTAATCATCGTAATGGTTTCTAAAATTTTCTCTTGTGAAATGGTAGTTGGCATTTTATGAATGATGGAGTAAACACCAGCGGCATCACACGCTTTTTCTTTCATTTTGACATAGGTTTGGCTCGCTGCATCATCACCGACTAAAATGACGGCAAGACCGGGGGTAATACCTTTAAGATTAAGGGCATCGCTCTGTGTTTTGAGCTCTATTTTGATTTGATCTGACAGTGCTTTTCCATCGAGGATCTGCATTCAAACATCCTTTTAGTTCATTTTTGATACTATACCAAATTACGAATAAAGAGAGGATAAAGTAGTTTTGATGCGGTTTTTGCTTACATGTAACGTGTTCTTGTTTTTATCTTTTACGCCACTTTTGAGTGAGGATTTTATCTCTAAAATGGAGTATGCAAAGATGCTCTATTCTAACCCCAGAGGCATTGGCTGTAACAAATGCCATGGTGAAAAAGCCGAAGGTGCCATTATCTCAAAATACATCTCAAGAGGTAAAGAGGTGACCCTTTCTGCACCTGCCATTACCAGCGTTTCTAAAGAACGTTTTTCCCAAGCTTTGACGTCTCAACATAAAGTAATGCCGACTTATTTTTTAACATGGCAGGAGATTGATAGTTTGTATTATTACGTCTCAAGTGAAGTGAAAAAGTAGTTTGTATAGAAACTTTCTGTAAAATTTTAAAAAATAATCAATGAGGATCATGAAAATGCACTATGATAAAAGCATTAAAGCGTATGAAAAAGCTCAAAATGTTATTCCTGGTGGTGTAGATTCTCCTGTGCGCGCATTTAAAAGCGTAGGAGGAACACCTCTGTTTATCAAAAAAGGCGAGGGTGCGTATCTGTTTGATGTCGATCACAACCGCTATGTTGACTATGTTCAAAGTTGGGGACCTCTTATCTTTGGTCATGCTAATAAAACCATTGAAAAAGCGGTGATTAAAGCGGTTAAAAAGGGGCTTAGTTTTGGAGCACCTACGAAAGCGGAAACAAAACTTGCAACGCTTATCTGCTCACTCTTTCCTGAAATTGATAAAGTACGCTTTGTCAGTAGTGGAACCGAGGCGGTGATGAGTGCGATCAGACTTGCGCGAGGCTTTACATGTAAAGATGATATTATCAAATTTGAGGGTTGCTACCATGGGCACAGCGACTCACTTTTAGTACAAGCGGGAAGTGGCGCTGTAACGTTTGGAACGCCTAGTTCTCCAGGAGTTCCCGCCGATCTTACCAAACATACGCTTTTAGCTAAATACAACGACATCAAAAGCGTTAAAGAGTGTTTTAAACATTCTAAAAATATCGCGTGTATTATTATCGAACCTCTGGCTGGCAATATGGGTTTTGTTCCTGCCGATGCAAAATTTTTGGAAGAGCTAAGAGTTTTATGTGACAAACATGGAACGCTTTTGATTTTTGATGAGGTCATGAGTGGCTTTAGAGCAAGCCTTAAAGGGGCACAAGGGATTTATACAACCGTACCCGATTTGGTGACGTTTGGAAAAGTCATCGGTGGTGGTATGCCTGTAGGTGCTTTTGGTGGACGCGCTGAAATCATGAATAAACTCTCCCCTGATGGTCCAGTGTATCAAGCAGGAACGCTCAGTGGAAATCCTGTAGCAATGGCAGCAGGACTGGCTTCATTAGAGCAAATTATAGAGGATGAAGAGCTGTATATTAGGCTTGAAAAAAAGGCTAAGAGGCTGGTGGAAGGACTTAAAGAGGCTGCTCAGGTATCGGGTATTTCACTTCAAGTTTCAGCCATTGGTTCCATGTTTGGCTTTTTCTTTAATGATGCTCCTGTGAAAAATTTTGAGGATGCTCTTAAAAGTAATACCACATGTTTTGCAGCCTTCCATCAAGGTATGCTTAGAGAGGGTTTTTACTTTGCATGCTCACAGTTTGAAACCGGTTTTATCTCCGATGCTATCAGTGATGAGATGATCGAAGAGACCATTGAAGCAGCGATTAAAGTATTTGAAGAGATTGCATGAGCGATAAACCAAAATACGGCAAACTGATTGAAGGAGCTGAACAGCTCTCCTTAGGGATTTCTATTGTAGTAGCAGTGCTAATTGGTATTGGTGTTGGTATGTTAATGAGCAATGTGTTTAACACCCCCTGGCTTTTATGGGTTGGTGTTTTTTGGGGAGTGGGTGGCGCTATTTTAAATGTTTACAAAGCTTACAAAAAAAATGTCGCTTCCTTAGATGAACTCAAAGATGATGTACGCTATAAAAAATACCAACAACCTAAAGATGATGATGAAGATGACGACGACAAGTAGGCTTTTGCGCTTTTATCTTTTAGGAGATGTACTGGTCATTCTTCTTTCGTTGATTCAAGGAGGCGAGTGGCTTTTAAACACGCAAATAGCGTTTGTCTGCTCACTGCTGATTACTTTGGCATCGTTTCGCTCGTACCATACGTTTGTGACACGTCGTGTTGATGCTAGACTCATTCCTGATGATAAATTTGATAAATACTATGAGGACGATCAAGAAGAAGATGATGAAAAAGAAAATGTTACTCCAAGAGTCGCTAAAGTAGGCTTTAAACAGAGTTTTCAAAATCTTGCTTTAAGCTATAAAAGTGCACTTTCACTGTATCGTATCCTTTCGTATGGTGTACTGTTCTTAGCCGTACTTTTTTTAATTCGCCATGATAATTTGGATGCAATAGCTTTTTTTGTGGGCTTAAGTGTGGTTCCACTCTCAAGCTTTTTATCTGTTTTGTTTGTTAAAAAGGGATTGAATGAAACGAATGAGTAATGAAGAGGCCTTACGTTTAATTCGTGAGGTAGATCTTAATACATTAGGTGAGATGGCGTTGAAGCGCAAAATGGAGCTTCACCCTGAAAATTTGACAACATTTGTTGTCGATCGCAACATCAATTATACGAATGTCTGTTGGGTTGATTGTAAATTTTGTGCCTTTTACCGTCATCATAAAGAAGATGAAGCGTATGTACTCTCCTTTGAAGAGATTGGTCAGAAAATCGAAGAGTTGATTGAAATCGGTGGAACGCAAATCCTGTTTCAAGGTGGTGTACATCCTAAACTTAAAATTGAATGGTATGAAGAGTTGGTTGAGTGGATTAGTACGAATTACCCTAGCATCACGATTCATGGATTCTCTGCTATTGAGATTGATTACATCGCTAAAATCTCGAAGATCAGTTACCAAGAAGTGCTCTTACGTCTTCAGAAAAAAGGACTTTATAGCATTCCCGGAGCTGGAGCTGAGATACTCAGTGACCGTGTTCGTGACATCATCGCACCTAAGAAATTAGGGAGCGAAGAGTGGCTTGGCGTACACAGAGCCGCTCATAAAATCGGTATGCGCTCAACTGCTACCATGATGTTTGGAACGCTGGAAAGCGATGAAGAGATCATCGAGCATTGGGAAAAAATTAGAGAGCTTCAAGATGAAACAGGTGGTTTTCGAGCCTTCATCATGTGGAGTTTTCAAAGTGATCATACCAAGCTTAAAGAAGAACATCCTGAGATTAAAAAGCAGTCCTCAAATCGCTATCTCAGGCTTCTAGCCGTGAGTCGTTTGTACCTTGATAATTTTAAAAATATTCAAAGTTCATGGGTAACACAAGGCAGTTACATTGGTCAGCTTGCTCTGCTGTTTGGAGCGAATGATCTAGGCAGTACGATGATGGAAGAGAACGTCGTCAAAGCAGCAGGTGCAGCTAATCGCATGAATCAAACGGAGATGATTAAGCTCATCAAAGATATTGGGTCTATCCCTGCCAAACGTGATACATCGTACACGATTTTGGAGAAGTTCGCATGAAAAAACTATTTTTTACAATCATGATTTTGTTACAAGGAGTATTAGTGAGTCAAGAGATTAGTCAAATCAATGTTAATGGTGTTGAAATTCCTATCGTATTTGAAAAGGATGCTTCACTCCCTCTCGCTTCAGTACAACTTGTCGTTAAAAATGCAGGTAGCATGGAAGATGGTACGAATGAAGGTATTGCCAAGTTTTTAGCAGGAATGTTGGGTGAAGGCACCAAAGAGATGGGCGCAACGGCGTTTGCAGAAGAGCTTGAGTTTCGTGCTATTTCATTAGATGCTCATGCGGGTGTTGAAACAATGGTCTTTGAAGCTTCAGCACTTAAAGAACAGTTTCCCTATGCTTTGGAAATGATGAAAAAACTTCTCAAAAGTCCAAATTTCAGTAAAGAGAGTTTTGATAAAATCAAGCTTCTTACCCTTGGAATGCTCTCTAACAAAGAGAGTGATTTTGACTACATCGCCAATCTCAATCTTCAAAAACTCATCTTTGAAAACACCCCCTTTGCTCATGCGTACAGCGGTGATGTTAAAAGTATCAAGGCGCTCAAACTTAAAGATGTTGAAAACTTTTACAAAGAACGCATTAACCTAGAGAGCTTGATTATCGTTGCGGGTGGTGATATTGAACTGGATGCGCTTAAAAAAATGCTTTTACCCGTATTGGCTGAAATCAAGCATGGAAAACGAACGACGACGCCATACTTTGATGCTAATAAAAATGCTAAAGAGCTGATTGTTCATAAAGAGAGTGAACAAGCTTACATTTACTTTGGTGCACCTTTTTATATGAAAAGTGGTGACCCTGAAACCTATAAGGCTAAAGTTGCAAGTTTCATCTTAGGTGAGAGTGGTTTTGGAAGTCGTTTAATGGAAGAGATACGTGTTAAACGTGGACTTGCGTATTCAAGCTACAGCCGAACCAGTGTAGGAAAATCAAGCAGTAGTTTTACAGGACACCTTCAAACCAAAAATGAGAACTTGGATGAGGCCAAAAAGCTTGTTGGTGAAGAGATTAAACGCTTTGTAGATCAAGGGGCAACGGAAGAAGAGTTAGCTCAAGCAAAACGTTTTTTACTTGGTTCTGAGCCTCTTCGTAATGAAACACTTTCGCAACGCCTTTCTCGTGCATTTTTTGAGTATTATGGCGGATTTGAGCTAGGATATTCTAAAAAACAGCTCGAAAAAATTGAAAAGTTAAGTCTGGAAGATCTTAATAGTTTCATTAAACAACACGATGAAATCACAGCCCTTAGTTTTTCGGTAGTCACAAAACGTGAAAAACCTTGAATGTGACCCAATAGATCAAGAACGCTTCAAAAAAATAGGAGTAGATACGCTGTTAGATTTGGCGCTACTCCTGCCTTCTTCGTATGAAAATACAACCCTTTCTCCCACGCCTCTGATTGAGCAGATCAATACATTACATGTAAAGGTACTTTCACTCAGGCAAAGCCCTAAAGTCTTGCAAATTGTCTTTTTTTGTGAAGCATGGCAAACCAACCTTGATGGTGTAATTTTTGCTGCAAAACCGTACCATAAAGCACTCTTTAAAGTAGGGAATGAGCTTTATATTAACGGAAAAATAAGCTATAACGGTGGTAGGATGCAGATGATGCAACCCAAAACTGTGACGATCATTAACACCCTGGTTCCAAAGTACAAAACGACGCTTCAAAATAAAACAGTCATGGAGCTCATGCAACGGTATTTGAGCATTGAATCTTTAATGCATGAGGGTTTACATGTAAACGAAGCTCAAATACTGTTAAGTTTACACAGACCCAGCGCCAAAGAGGCAAGTGCCATAGGTAGCTTTGGGTACTCAGAATCCATTCTTAAAGTGCTTAAATATGTCGAAATTCATAACTACCTCAAAAAACTCTCTGGTAAAAAGGTAAGTTTTCCCTCTTGCGCAAAACTAGATGGAGATGAGCAGCCTTTTATCGCCTCACTTCCTTTTACATTAACATCCGATCAGCAAAAGGTCATTGGTGAGATCAAACGTGATTTTTTAAGTGAAAATGCTGCCAAGCGTGTCATTATGGGTGATGTTGGGTGTGGCAAAACGATGGTGATTTTGGCTTCAGTCATGATGAGCTACCCCAATAAAGCCATTTTGATGGCACCTACACTGTGCTTGCCAGCCAACTTTTTGAAGAAGCGGTGAAGTTTTTACCTTTACATGTAAAGACGATTTTAATTACACAAGAGGCTGACAGTAAAGAAAATTTGGTTGATTTTGACTTCATCATCGGCACACATGCCTTGCTGTATCGAGAACTTCCTGAATGTGCGTTGGTCATGGTCGATGAACAACATCGCTTTGGTACCAAACAACGTGCGTTGCTTTCAGCTTTGGTTTCCAAACAGGCATGGCATCCGCACTATTTGCAGTTTTCAGCCACACCGATTCCAAGGACATTGAGTATGATTCAGTCTTCTTTAGTTGATTTTTCATTCATTAAAATGCTTCCTTTTCCCAAAGACATTACAACCAAAGTGATCGCCAAAAAAGATTTTAAAGCGTTGGTGGAACATTTACGTGCTGAAATTGCACAGAAGCATCAATGTATCATTGTCTATCCGCTTGTGGAAGAGAGTGAGATGGTAAACTATCAGTCCATTGATGAGGGACGTGGCTTTTGGGAGAAAAATTTTGAGGGTGTTTATGTTACGTATGGCAAAGATAAAAATAAAGAAGAGATACTCAAAACCTTTAAAGAAGAGGGCAATTTACTCATTTCCACAACAGTTGTGGAGGTTGGTATCTCCCTTCCAAGGCTTTCCACGATCGTTATTGTTGGAGCGGAACGCTTGGGGCTTGCGAGTTTGCATCAACTTCGTGGACGCGTGAGTCGCAATGGTTTAAAAGGGTACTGCTATCTTTACACCAATATAGCCAAAAGTGAAAGGCTAGAGAAGTTTTCTCGAACATTGGATGGCTTTGAGATTGCAGAACTTGATTTAGCATACCGTCAAGGTGGTGATGTCGTTGGCGGTGTGATTCAAAGTGGAAAAAAATTGGTTTGGTTTGAAATGGCAAATGATGAGGAAATTTTAAAAGAAGCAAAAAGTAGGTTGGAAGCATAGCCACGAGAGATTTTACTCTCGTGGCGTAAAAGATTAGTAAAGACCAAATCTTCCATCGGTTTTTTTATACATAACACGGAATTTATCTTCCATATCATGGAAAACGATAAACTGCTTGTCACTTGCTTTGAGCTCGTTCATAGCATCTTCGACTTCGACGGGTTTGTAGCTATCAAGGCGAATTGGCACGATCTCATCGTCGCTTCCTTCACTGTTTTCTTCGGTAACAACAAGTTCATCAGCTTTATAATTGGTAATTTTATCATGGTGACGACGTAAAACTTTTTTAGCTCTCTCGATGGCGAGATCAACAGCGGCATAGACATCTTTGTCTTTTTGTTGAATAACAACCGTGTTTTTGTGTGCCATATTAATAGCAAACTCAACACTAAAGCCTTTTTTGCCATTTTTTTCATCTGCTGAGATCACAGTACGCACAGAGATAATATCCAAATTGTATTTGCCGATAGCATCAACGGCTCCATCAACATACGCCTTGATTGGCTCCGTCAAATCAAATTGTTTACCT encodes the following:
- the folD gene encoding bifunctional methylenetetrahydrofolate dehydrogenase/methenyltetrahydrofolate cyclohydrolase FolD; protein product: MQILDGKALSDQIKIELKTQSDALNLKGITPGLAVILVGDDAASQTYVKMKEKACDAAGVYSIIHKMPTTISQEKILETITMINNNPNIDGVLVQLPLPKHIDTTKIIEAIDPKKDVDGFHPFNVGRLVAGLDSFVPCTPLGVMRLLAHYNIDPKGLDACVVGASNIVGKPMMNLLLNAGATVDICHIFTKDLKAHTQKADLVIVGVGKRNLITADMIKEGAMVIDIGINKTEEGRLVGDVDFANVAPKCSYITPVPGGVGPMTIAMLLENTIKAAEQRL
- a CDS encoding cytochrome C oxidase subunit III, which codes for MRFLLTCNVFLFLSFTPLLSEDFISKMEYAKMLYSNPRGIGCNKCHGEKAEGAIISKYISRGKEVTLSAPAITSVSKERFSQALTSQHKVMPTYFLTWQEIDSLYYYVSSEVKK
- the hemL gene encoding glutamate-1-semialdehyde 2,1-aminomutase gives rise to the protein MHYDKSIKAYEKAQNVIPGGVDSPVRAFKSVGGTPLFIKKGEGAYLFDVDHNRYVDYVQSWGPLIFGHANKTIEKAVIKAVKKGLSFGAPTKAETKLATLICSLFPEIDKVRFVSSGTEAVMSAIRLARGFTCKDDIIKFEGCYHGHSDSLLVQAGSGAVTFGTPSSPGVPADLTKHTLLAKYNDIKSVKECFKHSKNIACIIIEPLAGNMGFVPADAKFLEELRVLCDKHGTLLIFDEVMSGFRASLKGAQGIYTTVPDLVTFGKVIGGGMPVGAFGGRAEIMNKLSPDGPVYQAGTLSGNPVAMAAGLASLEQIIEDEELYIRLEKKAKRLVEGLKEAAQVSGISLQVSAIGSMFGFFFNDAPVKNFEDALKSNTTCFAAFHQGMLREGFYFACSQFETGFISDAISDEMIEETIEAAIKVFEEIA
- a CDS encoding AtpZ/AtpI family protein, whose amino-acid sequence is MSDKPKYGKLIEGAEQLSLGISIVVAVLIGIGVGMLMSNVFNTPWLLWVGVFWGVGGAILNVYKAYKKNVASLDELKDDVRYKKYQQPKDDDEDDDDK
- a CDS encoding dehypoxanthine futalosine cyclase: MKRMSNEEALRLIREVDLNTLGEMALKRKMELHPENLTTFVVDRNINYTNVCWVDCKFCAFYRHHKEDEAYVLSFEEIGQKIEELIEIGGTQILFQGGVHPKLKIEWYEELVEWISTNYPSITIHGFSAIEIDYIAKISKISYQEVLLRLQKKGLYSIPGAGAEILSDRVRDIIAPKKLGSEEWLGVHRAAHKIGMRSTATMMFGTLESDEEIIEHWEKIRELQDETGGFRAFIMWSFQSDHTKLKEEHPEIKKQSSNRYLRLLAVSRLYLDNFKNIQSSWVTQGSYIGQLALLFGANDLGSTMMEENVVKAAGAANRMNQTEMIKLIKDIGSIPAKRDTSYTILEKFA
- a CDS encoding M16 family metallopeptidase; this translates as MKKLFFTIMILLQGVLVSQEISQINVNGVEIPIVFEKDASLPLASVQLVVKNAGSMEDGTNEGIAKFLAGMLGEGTKEMGATAFAEELEFRAISLDAHAGVETMVFEASALKEQFPYALEMMKKLLKSPNFSKESFDKIKLLTLGMLSNKESDFDYIANLNLQKLIFENTPFAHAYSGDVKSIKALKLKDVENFYKERINLESLIIVAGGDIELDALKKMLLPVLAEIKHGKRTTTPYFDANKNAKELIVHKESEQAYIYFGAPFYMKSGDPETYKAKVASFILGESGFGSRLMEEIRVKRGLAYSSYSRTSVGKSSSSFTGHLQTKNENLDEAKKLVGEEIKRFVDQGATEEELAQAKRFLLGSEPLRNETLSQRLSRAFFEYYGGFELGYSKKQLEKIEKLSLEDLNSFIKQHDEITALSFSVVTKREKP
- the recG gene encoding ATP-dependent DNA helicase RecG gives rise to the protein MLASQLFEEAVKFLPLHVKTILITQEADSKENLVDFDFIIGTHALLYRELPECALVMVDEQHRFGTKQRALLSALVSKQAWHPHYLQFSATPIPRTLSMIQSSLVDFSFIKMLPFPKDITTKVIAKKDFKALVEHLRAEIAQKHQCIIVYPLVEESEMVNYQSIDEGRGFWEKNFEGVYVTYGKDKNKEEILKTFKEEGNLLISTTVVEVGISLPRLSTIVIVGAERLGLASLHQLRGRVSRNGLKGYCYLYTNIAKSERLEKFSRTLDGFEIAELDLAYRQGGDVVGGVIQSGKKLVWFEMANDEEILKEAKSRLEA
- the hpf gene encoding ribosome hibernation-promoting factor, HPF/YfiA family, producing MNTSIVGKQFDLTEPIKAYVDGAVDAIGKYNLDIISVRTVISADEKNGKKGFSVEFAINMAHKNTVVIQQKDKDVYAAVDLAIERAKKVLRRHHDKITNYKADELVVTEENSEGSDDEIVPIRLDSYKPVEVEDAMNELKASDKQFIVFHDMEDKFRVMYKKTDGRFGLY